A single window of Apus apus isolate bApuApu2 chromosome 18, bApuApu2.pri.cur, whole genome shotgun sequence DNA harbors:
- the SUMF2 gene encoding inactive C-alpha-formylglycine-generating enzyme 2: protein MAPQGPRAGPPGAPRAGPLGAPRAAGLLLLALLALLALGSGQEEGMVWLPGGSFQMGSSSPGKRNEEGPVREVTVKPFAVDKYPVTNRDFREFVREKKYKTEAEAFGWSFVFEDLVSEELKKKVTQKLESAPWWLPIQKAFWRQPSGPGSSIKDRLDHPVLHVSWNDARAFCAWRGKRLLTEEEWEFAARGGLEQRIYPWGNKFQLNRTNLWQGDFPRADTAADGYHGVSPVAAFPPQNNYGLYDLLGNTWEWTASEFLAPGLSARQRAQKMQVLRGASWVDTADGSANHKARVTTRMGNTPDSASDNLSFRCAADVPPVRAEKSQTKPEL from the exons ATGGCGCCGCAGGGTCCCCGGGCCGGTCCCCCCGGCGCCCCCCGGGCCGGTCCCCTCGGAGCCCCCCGGGCCGCGGGGCTGTTGCTGCTGGCGCTGCTGGCGCTGCTGGCGCTGG GatctgggcaggaggagggaatgGTCTGGCTGCCCGGGGGGAGCTTCCAGATGGGATCCAGCTCCCCGGGGAAGAGGAACGAGGAGGGGCCAGTCAGGGAGGTGACAGTGAAGCCATTTGCTGTGGACAAATACCCCGTCACCAACAGGGATTTCAG GGAGTTTGtcagagagaagaaatacaaaacagaagcagaagccTTTGGCTGGAGCTTTGTCTTTGAGGATCTCGTGtctgaagagctgaaaaaaaaagtcacccagaaactggag TCTGCCCCGTGGTGGCTGCCCATCCAGAAGGCTTTTTGGAGGCAG CCCTCAGGCCCTGGCTCCAGCAtaaaggacaggctggatcacCCGGTGCTGCACGTGAGCTGGAACGATGCGCGGGCGTTTTGTGcctggagagggaagaggctcCTGACAGAGGAGGAGTGGGAGTTTGCTGCCAGGGGAGGCCTGGAGC AAAGGATCTATCCCTGGGGAAACAAGTTTCAGCTGAACCGTACAAATCTGTGGCAG GGTGATTTCCCACGGGCAGACACGGCTGCAGACGGTTATCACGGTGTCTCACCAGTGGCAGCGTTCCCTCCTCAGAACAACTACG GGCTCTACGACCTGCTGGGAAACACCTGGGAATGGACAGCATCAGAGTTCCTGGCCCCAGGGCTCTCAGCAAGGCAGCGTGCCCAAAAAATGCAGGTCCTGAGAGGAGCCTCCTGGGTGGACACTGCAGATGGGTCTGCAAACCATAAAGCTCGTGTCACAACCAG AATGGGGAACACACCAGACTCGGCCTCCGACAACCTCAGCTTCCGCTGCGCTGCCGACGTCCCACCGGTCAGGGCTGAGAAAAGCCAGACCAAACCCGAGCTCTGA